From Thermomonas sp. XSG, one genomic window encodes:
- a CDS encoding integron integrase — protein MDQVSIVCRRRHLSRRTEEAYRFWIRRYVHFHTPQHPRTVGPEGIIGFVNHLATVKHVAASTQSQALNALLFLYRDVFEVEICHLSGLKRIQRRERLPIVLTPHEVSAILRRMEGVTALMAHILYGSGLRVTECMTLRIKDVDMKAGVIHVRAGKGGKDRTTILPTRLQRPLQRHLLRVASRHRQDVARGAGFAPLPNALERKYPSASRSLAWQFVFPSRVQRYCPGSGRWLRWHASESGVQIAFKTALQEARVIKQASVHTLRHSFATHLLAEGTDIRTIQLLLGHRNLKTTMIYTHVEQAARKTTSPLDYLDFE, from the coding sequence ATGGACCAGGTGTCGATTGTTTGTCGACGACGCCACCTGAGCCGAAGGACCGAAGAGGCTTACCGGTTCTGGATCCGTCGTTACGTCCACTTCCACACTCCGCAACATCCACGCACGGTGGGACCTGAGGGCATCATCGGCTTTGTTAACCATCTGGCAACGGTAAAACATGTCGCCGCATCGACCCAGTCACAAGCTCTCAATGCACTGCTCTTCCTGTATCGGGATGTGTTCGAGGTTGAGATCTGCCATTTGAGTGGATTGAAACGTATCCAGAGACGCGAACGCTTGCCAATAGTCCTGACCCCGCATGAAGTGTCGGCGATCTTGCGAAGGATGGAGGGAGTCACGGCTCTCATGGCCCATATCCTCTACGGCTCGGGCTTGCGCGTTACGGAATGCATGACATTGCGAATCAAAGACGTCGATATGAAAGCCGGGGTGATCCATGTACGTGCAGGAAAAGGTGGCAAGGACAGGACCACAATTTTGCCCACACGGCTCCAGCGGCCACTCCAGCGTCATTTGCTTCGCGTGGCGAGTAGACACCGCCAAGACGTTGCAAGAGGTGCAGGCTTCGCCCCGCTGCCCAATGCATTAGAACGAAAGTACCCCAGCGCTAGCCGGAGTCTGGCGTGGCAGTTCGTATTCCCATCTCGCGTCCAGCGGTACTGCCCGGGCAGTGGGCGGTGGCTCCGCTGGCATGCTTCCGAATCCGGCGTCCAGATTGCCTTCAAGACAGCCCTTCAGGAGGCGCGAGTCATTAAGCAGGCGTCAGTCCACACACTTCGCCACTCGTTCGCGACTCACCTTCTGGCTGAAGGGACTGATATCCGAACGATTCAGCTGTTATTGGGTCACCGCAACCTGAAGACAACGATGATCTACACGCATGTCGAGCAGGCTGCGCGCAAGACCACGAGTCCTTTGGACTACCTGGACTTCGAATGA
- a CDS encoding PDZ domain-containing protein — MKGLLKSLLVLALLITSMSVAAERVHLGFTVHYTLKSSAFSAKLDRVVVTKVNQNSPAMRAGLFPGDVIELLNGSVVAGASARKLDAEMGAIRAGDTVKMTVLRSGKKVAISMVAGET, encoded by the coding sequence ATGAAAGGTCTTCTCAAGAGCCTGCTCGTCTTAGCTCTTCTCATCACCTCGATGTCCGTCGCAGCTGAAAGAGTGCATCTCGGCTTCACGGTTCACTACACCCTCAAGAGCAGCGCTTTCAGCGCAAAACTCGATCGCGTCGTGGTGACCAAAGTGAACCAGAACTCCCCCGCAATGCGAGCGGGGCTATTTCCAGGCGACGTAATCGAGCTTTTGAACGGTTCGGTAGTAGCCGGCGCGTCTGCACGCAAGCTAGACGCAGAGATGGGCGCCATTCGAGCCGGAGACACCGTCAAAATGACAGTGTTGCGTTCTGGCAAGAAGGTCGCCATCAGCATGGTCGCTGGGGAGACCTAA
- a CDS encoding excalibur calcium-binding domain-containing protein, giving the protein MRVWREVSLAILLALPGWSFGHSGGLNKEGCHTNRKTGDYHCHRGSRTPPPPASRQGFAPSQLAPQQRATRAFRNCAEARAAGAAPVRRGDPGYGAHLDRDNDGVGCEPYRGRP; this is encoded by the coding sequence ATGCGCGTCTGGAGAGAAGTCTCTCTAGCTATCTTATTGGCTCTACCGGGTTGGAGTTTCGGCCACAGCGGTGGACTCAATAAGGAGGGCTGCCATACCAACCGCAAGACGGGCGACTACCATTGCCATCGTGGTTCACGGACTCCGCCTCCGCCGGCGTCCCGCCAGGGGTTCGCGCCTTCGCAACTTGCCCCACAACAACGCGCAACTAGGGCTTTTCGCAATTGTGCGGAAGCACGCGCTGCCGGTGCCGCACCTGTGCGGCGTGGCGATCCTGGCTATGGCGCGCACCTAGATCGGGACAATGACGGGGTGGGTTGCGAGCCGTACCGTGGGCGCCCATAG